ACCTACTGATTTAAATAATGTTACCTCATTCGTAGTTTCTCTCCCTGGCTTTTGACCGTCCGCAATCTCCCCTAGCTCAGCGTACACCTGTTGGCTAGAAAAAACTCCCTCCTGTATAGGAAGTAGCAAATCTCCCGACTCTGCTAAAGCCGCTTCCTTCCCCTCTACAATCACTTTATCGGCCTTTGTAAGTACATCTGTAGGAATCTCCTGCATATGAGGCTGAAATGATCCTATCGCATTGATGTGAACTCCCGCAGATATTGCGTCTGCTGAAAAAACGGGGTTTGTTGCATTGGTTGCTGTAATTACAATATCTGCTCCCACAACAGCTTGATTTGCCTCTGGTACGACGTGTATCAGCAAATCTCTCCCTTGTTGGGATTGCTGTAGCTCTATTTTAAGTTGCTCCGCCTTTTGTTGCGTGCGATTATATAGCCGGATTTCCTTAAGTGGTCGAACCGCTAGCATTGCTAAGATTAATCCCTGCGCTTGTGCCCCTGTACCAATCACTCCAAGAATGCTGGCATCCTGACGAGCCAAATGCTGAGTAGCTAAACCAGATACTGCACCCGTACGTATGATCGTCAAATAGGACGCATCTAATAACAGAAGGGGTTCTCCCGTCTGCATATCACAGAGGATCATGAGCCCTGTAATACTAGACTTCCCCTTTGTCTTATTACCTGGAAAAAAGGAAACATATTTCATGCCAAGGCTCTCCATAGCTGGAACAAGAGCTGGCATAAACAAAGCTGTACCGTTGCCTTGTTTTACAGGTACAGACAATCGAATGGGACTAACCGTCCTTTCGTTCGAAAATTCAATCAAAGAATGAGACACGGCTTCAATAGCTTCTTTCATACTAAGCAACTGTTTCACTTCCTGTTGCCTTACAATCAGCATTTTATCCTCTCCTTGATGTGATTTGTCATACATCTATTCCCTCCTGCTCTTAATTTACTTTTTGTGCAAATGCATTCTTTTCCTGCTAATTCAATACGATTTATTTCTGTTCAGTTGAAGCGTCCCCATTTATAACCCTGTAAAATTAAGTCCCTTATTAACACTTCCCCCTCCTTGTAGCTTACAACACAGTGTGAGATTAGTGCGTAGTTCTTCAGATTGTTCACATTCCGTCGTTTTTTGCTTCCTGCTCTTTTACTCGTTTTTCAGTTTATTAGCTGTAAAATTCCTCACTTCACCACAAAACCTCTTTCCTCTCCTATACAAATGAAGGAATCTATACAAGCTTTAGCCTCCAT
The nucleotide sequence above comes from Brevibacillus laterosporus LMG 15441. Encoded proteins:
- a CDS encoding NAD(P)-binding domain-containing protein, producing the protein MLIVRQQEVKQLLSMKEAIEAVSHSLIEFSNERTVSPIRLSVPVKQGNGTALFMPALVPAMESLGMKYVSFFPGNKTKGKSSITGLMILCDMQTGEPLLLLDASYLTIIRTGAVSGLATQHLARQDASILGVIGTGAQAQGLILAMLAVRPLKEIRLYNRTQQKAEQLKIELQQSQQGRDLLIHVVPEANQAVVGADIVITATNATNPVFSADAISAGVHINAIGSFQPHMQEIPTDVLTKADKVIVEGKEAALAESGDLLLPIQEGVFSSQQVYAELGEIADGQKPGRETTNEVTLFKSVGLAVMDVGVAWAIYKKARQAGIGQEIELV